Proteins from one Myxococcales bacterium genomic window:
- a CDS encoding winged helix-turn-helix transcriptional regulator: MNDRAAADCCPEPSAEPDLRPVEGKEADDELAALAKAIAHPARVQIIRILVRKTACVCGDIVDELPLAQSTVSQHLKVLKEAGLIRGEVDGPRVCYCIEPRALRRLKVLVAGM; this comes from the coding sequence ATGAACGACCGAGCTGCCGCCGACTGCTGTCCCGAGCCGAGCGCCGAGCCTGATCTTCGGCCCGTCGAGGGCAAGGAGGCGGACGACGAGCTCGCTGCGCTGGCGAAGGCCATCGCGCACCCGGCCCGCGTACAGATCATTCGGATTCTCGTACGAAAGACCGCCTGCGTGTGCGGCGACATCGTGGACGAGCTTCCGCTGGCCCAGTCGACCGTCTCGCAGCACCTCAAGGTGCTCAAGGAGGCGGGCCTCATCCGCGGCGAGGTCGACGGGCCGCGCGTCTGCTACTGCATCGAACCGCGTGCCCTGCGCAGGCTCAAGGTGCTCGTGGCGGGGATGTGA
- the arsD gene encoding arsenite efflux transporter metallochaperone ArsD: protein MIAVRVFDPAMCCSTGICGPSVDPQLVRFAADLDWLKSQGVSVERFNLSQQPGAFADDWAVKTALETKGEAGLPLVKVNGEVKSSGTYPSRDELATWAGIGAPAASLFTEAVAELVAIGAAIASNCEPGFKFHYDKARKLGVSREDMLRAVTTAQNVKDAPAKAMLDLAQRYLSRDAAEASAAASPEPAPKETASGCCGPAKTETSAPKEKASGCCGPSTKSESSAPKKSGCC from the coding sequence ATGATTGCTGTTCGCGTCTTCGACCCCGCCATGTGCTGCTCCACCGGGATCTGCGGCCCCTCGGTCGACCCGCAGCTCGTTCGCTTCGCGGCGGATCTCGACTGGCTCAAGAGCCAGGGCGTGTCGGTCGAGCGGTTCAACCTCTCGCAGCAGCCTGGGGCCTTCGCCGACGACTGGGCGGTCAAGACCGCGCTCGAGACGAAGGGCGAAGCCGGCCTGCCCCTGGTGAAGGTGAACGGCGAGGTCAAGAGCAGCGGGACTTACCCGTCGCGCGATGAGCTCGCGACGTGGGCGGGAATCGGCGCTCCGGCGGCGAGCCTCTTCACGGAGGCCGTGGCCGAGCTCGTCGCGATCGGCGCTGCCATCGCCTCGAACTGCGAGCCTGGCTTCAAGTTCCACTACGACAAGGCGCGCAAGCTCGGCGTCTCTCGCGAGGACATGCTGCGCGCCGTCACCACGGCGCAGAACGTCAAGGATGCGCCCGCCAAGGCGATGCTCGACCTCGCTCAGCGATACCTGAGCCGAGACGCGGCCGAGGCCAGTGCAGCCGCGAGTCCAGAGCCGGCGCCCAAGGAGACAGCGAGCGGCTGCTGCGGGCCGGCCAAGACCGAGACGAGCGCTCCGAAGGAGAAGGCCAGCGGCTGCTGCGGACCTTCCACCAAGAGCGAGTCGTCCGCGCCGAAGAAGTCCGGCTGCTGCTGA